In the genome of Spirochaetia bacterium, one region contains:
- a CDS encoding iron ABC transporter permease, whose amino-acid sequence MTYKNRIKSFFKKPHNVILFVLSIVLIYLTIIPMFSIIRDTFTVHQSEMMKIKGAMVGDFTLYHWKKVLFSSISKKIFYEPLGNTLYIALGSCLVSIILGGIVAWLVTRSDLKYKSLVSTLFIFPYIMPSWTLAMFWLNFFKNSLVGGAPGLFTVLTGIETPNWFAYGPFPIIMVLGMHYAPFAYILIGGILRNMDANLEEAATLLGASRWTIMKKITVPIVLPALLSTFLLVFSSAMSAFAVPAFLGTPVRYQVLTTQMYRTLNGLNPGYGYIMALIMIIIGVAILAANQKIVGTRKNYTTITGKSSNIALVKLRKFNWPITIILLVCIFFVCIMPLVSFAIESFLVVPGNYSLSNFSTVFWVGKGSPDIANGEAGILRNASIYRGLWNSIRLSILVAFISGTVGILAGYAIAKGRGTKLSTLVNNLAFFPYLMPSMAFGAIYLSMFAVRRGFIPPLYGSFALLVLVGAVKYLPFASRASIGAMHQLSGEIEEAGTIQGIRWWKRMTKIIFPIQKSSFISGYLLPFISCMRELSLFILLVTPTSRILTTMLFQYNEKGWNQYANAINLLIVLFVVISNQIINKVTGASIDKGIGGN is encoded by the coding sequence TTGACTTACAAAAACCGAATCAAGAGCTTCTTCAAAAAGCCTCATAATGTCATTCTGTTCGTACTTTCCATCGTCTTGATTTACCTGACGATCATCCCTATGTTTTCCATCATAAGGGATACCTTTACCGTCCATCAGTCAGAAATGATGAAGATAAAGGGAGCAATGGTGGGAGATTTTACGCTCTATCATTGGAAAAAAGTACTTTTTTCAAGCATCAGCAAGAAAATATTCTATGAACCACTAGGCAATACCCTTTATATTGCCCTAGGCTCCTGCCTCGTTTCAATCATTCTTGGAGGTATTGTTGCCTGGCTCGTCACCCGATCAGACCTGAAATACAAAAGCCTGGTGTCCACCCTCTTCATATTCCCTTATATCATGCCATCATGGACCCTTGCCATGTTCTGGCTCAACTTCTTCAAGAACTCATTGGTCGGAGGAGCTCCCGGGCTGTTTACGGTCCTCACGGGAATTGAAACCCCCAACTGGTTCGCTTATGGTCCATTCCCGATCATCATGGTCCTGGGTATGCACTATGCACCGTTCGCTTATATCCTTATAGGCGGCATCCTGAGAAACATGGATGCAAACCTTGAGGAAGCAGCCACACTTCTTGGAGCTTCCCGATGGACAATCATGAAAAAGATTACCGTACCGATCGTCCTCCCTGCACTTCTTTCCACCTTCCTGCTTGTTTTCTCAAGTGCCATGAGTGCCTTTGCCGTACCGGCTTTCCTAGGGACTCCGGTACGTTACCAAGTCCTGACGACACAGATGTACAGGACACTCAATGGCCTTAATCCCGGTTATGGATATATCATGGCACTGATCATGATCATCATCGGCGTAGCCATTCTTGCCGCAAACCAAAAAATCGTCGGTACAAGAAAGAACTACACCACCATAACAGGTAAAAGCTCCAACATAGCACTTGTAAAACTAAGGAAATTCAACTGGCCGATTACGATTATCCTGCTGGTCTGTATCTTCTTCGTCTGCATCATGCCACTGGTATCCTTTGCCATAGAATCCTTCCTCGTCGTACCGGGCAACTATTCCTTGAGTAACTTCTCTACCGTCTTCTGGGTCGGCAAAGGTTCGCCTGACATAGCCAACGGGGAAGCCGGTATCCTCAGGAATGCTTCAATCTACAGAGGGCTATGGAACTCTATCAGGCTTTCTATCCTGGTGGCTTTCATTTCCGGTACCGTCGGTATACTGGCAGGCTATGCCATTGCAAAAGGAAGAGGTACGAAACTCTCCACATTGGTCAATAACCTTGCATTCTTCCCCTATCTGATGCCCAGTATGGCCTTCGGAGCAATTTACCTTTCGATGTTTGCGGTACGGAGAGGTTTCATTCCTCCTCTCTACGGTTCCTTTGCCCTGCTTGTTCTTGTCGGTGCAGTCAAGTATCTGCCGTTTGCATCCCGTGCAAGCATAGGTGCCATGCACCAGCTCAGCGGAGAAATAGAAGAAGCAGGTACGATACAGGGAATCCGATGGTGGAAAAGAATGACCAAGATCATCTTCCCCATCCAGAAATCAAGTTTCATCTCAGGGTATCTGTTGCCTTTCATCTCCTGTATGAGGGAACTGTCACTCTTCATCCTGCTGGTTACACCTACTTCCAGGATTCTGACTACCATGCTCTTCCAGTACAACGAGAAAGGCTGGAACCAGTATGCAAACGCAATCAACCTTTTGATCGTACTGTTCGTCGTCATAAGCAACCAGATCATCAACAAGGTGACCGGCGCATCAATTGACAAAGGCATAGGAGGAAATTGA
- a CDS encoding extracellular solute-binding protein codes for MKNLARITLLATLLTTATLPIFANGNSEAPAKQQPAAKQQQAPMSHDELVAEAQKEGKVVVYSITSRIANAAEGFKEKYGIDVEATDLKDYELIEKVAKEQSIGAQGADFVIAQDGGRVMGELINLGYLYSYMPESMKSVIPQNYQDPLVFAMINKLFIFNNEDSTTEPFDNIWALTTDEWKGKFQFKNPFQESVNANFLTTITKPEIADQIAKAYKDYFGKDITLTTKNAGYEWIKDLYSNDLVVTTSDTKTAESIGVKGQHKAQNAGLFVYSKLRYVKSKDLALQPMLNVEPFCGFIYPIYALMCSNAKHPAAAKLFIEYLLTEEGFKPWSSDIGTYSSNPNIKINEGDHPVSFWEKKLVMEDPTYCFENRADVEEFLNEYIY; via the coding sequence ATGAAAAATCTTGCTCGGATTACCCTTTTGGCAACATTGCTTACTACAGCAACACTACCAATTTTTGCAAACGGAAACAGTGAGGCTCCTGCAAAGCAGCAGCCCGCAGCAAAGCAACAGCAGGCTCCGATGAGCCACGATGAGTTGGTTGCCGAAGCCCAGAAGGAAGGAAAAGTCGTAGTCTATTCCATCACCAGCAGAATAGCCAATGCAGCCGAAGGTTTCAAAGAAAAATATGGCATCGACGTCGAAGCAACAGATCTCAAGGACTATGAACTCATTGAAAAAGTTGCAAAGGAACAGTCAATCGGCGCACAGGGAGCTGACTTCGTCATTGCCCAGGACGGCGGAAGAGTCATGGGTGAGTTGATCAACCTCGGTTATCTGTATTCCTATATGCCGGAAAGCATGAAGTCTGTCATTCCTCAGAACTACCAGGACCCTCTGGTATTTGCAATGATCAACAAGCTCTTTATTTTCAACAATGAAGATTCAACTACGGAACCATTCGACAATATCTGGGCATTGACTACAGATGAATGGAAAGGCAAGTTCCAATTCAAGAATCCGTTCCAGGAAAGTGTCAATGCAAATTTCCTGACAACCATCACGAAACCGGAAATAGCGGACCAGATTGCAAAGGCTTACAAGGACTACTTCGGCAAGGATATCACGCTTACTACGAAAAATGCCGGCTATGAATGGATAAAGGACCTATACAGCAATGACCTCGTCGTAACGACTTCTGATACCAAGACAGCTGAAAGCATCGGTGTAAAAGGACAGCACAAGGCACAGAATGCAGGACTGTTCGTCTATTCAAAACTCCGCTATGTCAAATCCAAGGACCTTGCACTGCAGCCGATGCTCAATGTCGAACCGTTCTGTGGCTTCATCTATCCTATCTATGCCCTTATGTGCAGCAATGCCAAGCATCCTGCAGCCGCGAAACTGTTCATCGAATATCTCCTGACGGAAGAAGGTTTCAAACCATGGTCTTCGGATATCGGAACCTATTCTTCAAATCCAAACATAAAGATCAACGAAGGAGACCACCCCGTATCCTTCTGGGAAAAGAAACTGGTCATGGAAGACCCCACTTACTGCTTCGAAAACAGGGCAGATGTAGAGGAATTCCTCAACGAATACATCTACTGA
- a CDS encoding flavin reductase family protein, whose protein sequence is MQKKDACKVSCLQPMPKAIVSCRGKDGRNNALVVGYCGNCSFDPPMVMVGIAPSRFSHHLIKESGCLVINLPGKDFKHEYGVIGSKSGRDIDKFKTLGLKSTDGDVVAAPVLDDCPINMECKVVDSLVTGSHEMFICKVEKVHAPETAIGTDGKIDFSKLDLL, encoded by the coding sequence ATGCAGAAGAAAGATGCATGTAAGGTAAGTTGCTTGCAGCCGATGCCGAAGGCAATAGTATCATGCAGAGGAAAAGACGGTAGGAACAATGCCTTGGTCGTCGGATATTGTGGAAACTGCAGTTTTGATCCACCTATGGTCATGGTCGGTATCGCGCCCAGCAGGTTTTCACATCACTTGATAAAGGAATCGGGATGTCTGGTCATCAATCTTCCAGGTAAGGATTTCAAGCATGAATATGGGGTAATCGGTTCCAAGAGTGGCAGGGATATTGACAAGTTCAAGACACTTGGCTTGAAAAGCACGGATGGAGATGTTGTGGCAGCTCCTGTGCTTGATGATTGTCCGATCAACATGGAATGTAAAGTCGTGGATTCCCTTGTGACAGGATCTCATGAAATGTTCATCTGCAAGGTAGAGAAGGTACATGCGCCTGAGACTGCCATTGGGACAGATGGTAAGATAGACTTTTCCAAGTTGGATCTGCTGTAA
- a CDS encoding NAD(P)-dependent oxidoreductase — MRKQKVFLTGATGNMETEVLQALLEDSDKQDITILALGTKADREKLKPFENQRGISIHWGDLTKYEDVYACTKEADIVLHVAALVSPTADYHPDLAMKINYGSMKHIIDAIDAQGRAGEVKVVSIGTVAETGDRMPPIHWGRVGDPIKPSIFDYYAVSKIAAERLLIESDLTYWASLRQTGIMGPAMSKVKDAIMFHNCLDNVLEYVSDRDSGRLLGNLCHMEYEGSLPDTFWGHIYNIGGGDACRVDTYTMYRKLYTTIGFRDLSHVIRPKWYATRNFHGQYYLDSDKLEDFLHFRHDSMQYFYDAYLQNLGAEASLSKALCHLPGGQSLMGKLIRNTFVKQARTEHGTVRFIEQDMTLYIDAYWGSKKNWEQLPGNINDMEHFKDWDNVVHIDHGYDETKPESELCLDNMKQAAEFRGGKCLSKTMETGDWKSKLHFVCAFSHEFEASPRLILEGGHWCPHCERKSWNYAARAKVEPFLAQVWNPLHDKSEPEREYPKTVSELDVK, encoded by the coding sequence ATGCGCAAACAAAAAGTCTTCCTTACCGGAGCTACAGGGAATATGGAAACTGAGGTCCTGCAAGCATTGCTTGAAGACAGTGACAAGCAAGACATCACCATCCTGGCCCTCGGGACAAAGGCAGACAGGGAAAAACTCAAGCCATTTGAAAACCAGAGAGGCATTTCAATACATTGGGGAGATCTCACGAAGTATGAAGATGTCTACGCCTGTACAAAGGAAGCAGATATCGTATTGCATGTAGCAGCCTTGGTTTCTCCGACGGCAGACTACCATCCCGACCTTGCCATGAAAATAAACTATGGATCAATGAAGCACATCATTGATGCCATCGACGCCCAAGGTCGGGCCGGAGAAGTCAAAGTCGTTTCCATCGGTACCGTAGCAGAAACAGGAGACCGGATGCCTCCAATCCACTGGGGACGCGTCGGGGACCCGATCAAACCAAGCATCTTCGACTACTATGCAGTATCAAAGATAGCAGCAGAAAGACTCTTGATTGAATCTGACCTCACTTATTGGGCAAGTCTGCGCCAGACCGGCATAATGGGTCCGGCAATGAGCAAGGTAAAAGATGCCATCATGTTCCACAACTGTCTGGATAACGTCTTGGAATATGTTTCTGACCGCGATTCAGGCCGACTGCTCGGCAATCTCTGCCATATGGAATATGAAGGTTCCCTGCCTGATACTTTCTGGGGACATATCTACAATATCGGCGGTGGTGATGCCTGTAGGGTCGATACCTATACGATGTATCGGAAACTGTACACAACCATCGGCTTCAGGGATCTTTCACATGTCATCAGGCCAAAATGGTATGCAACGCGGAATTTCCACGGACAGTACTATCTGGATTCAGACAAACTGGAGGATTTCCTTCATTTCCGACATGATTCCATGCAATACTTCTATGATGCATACCTCCAGAATCTGGGAGCTGAAGCAAGTCTTTCAAAAGCACTGTGTCACCTGCCCGGAGGCCAAAGCCTCATGGGAAAGCTCATCAGAAATACCTTCGTCAAACAAGCAAGGACCGAACATGGCACAGTCAGATTCATAGAACAGGATATGACCCTGTATATAGATGCTTATTGGGGAAGTAAAAAAAATTGGGAACAACTTCCTGGTAACATAAATGACATGGAACATTTCAAGGACTGGGACAACGTAGTCCATATAGACCACGGCTATGATGAAACAAAGCCGGAAAGTGAACTCTGTCTGGATAACATGAAACAGGCAGCAGAATTCCGAGGAGGGAAATGCCTGTCCAAGACAATGGAAACAGGAGATTGGAAAAGCAAACTACACTTCGTCTGTGCTTTCAGCCATGAATTTGAAGCAAGTCCACGTTTGATCCTCGAAGGTGGACACTGGTGTCCTCATTGTGAAAGGAAAAGCTGGAATTATGCGGCAAGAGCCAAGGTTGAACCTTTCCTTGCCCAGGTATGGAATCCTCTTCATGACAAGTCAGAACCAGAAAGGGAATACCCGAAAACCGTGTCAGAACTTGATGTAAAATAA
- a CDS encoding NAD(P)-dependent oxidoreductase codes for MKICMIGGTGLLGSEGAKELIARGHEVTAIALPPLPEGAVLPPQMEIKYGNYLQMSDDEIRGFLKGCDGFVFAAGVDERVEGPHPIYDLYKKYNIDPVKHLLTLAKETGVKHAVILGSYFAYFSKIWPEKKLTEWHPYIKSRRDQEDIAMSFADQDFDVAVLELPYIFGTQPGRKPVWLFMVENIRGMKGATMYPKGGTAMVTVHQVGQAIAGAIERNKGGNCYPIGYYDMEWKQLLAIFHKYLGCPDKKIITIPNQLYEIGARKIMKEQKENDIEGGLNMVKFTDLQCSKLFIDKSLGCEPLGVEEDDIDKAIGDSVQLCLDILDKHAKTLDMKGE; via the coding sequence ATGAAGATATGTATGATAGGTGGCACAGGTCTACTTGGCAGTGAAGGAGCCAAGGAATTGATTGCAAGAGGACATGAAGTGACTGCAATTGCACTTCCGCCCCTCCCCGAAGGAGCTGTCCTTCCTCCGCAGATGGAAATCAAATACGGAAATTATCTGCAGATGAGTGATGATGAAATAAGAGGCTTCCTCAAAGGCTGTGACGGTTTCGTCTTTGCTGCAGGAGTAGATGAAAGAGTCGAAGGTCCCCATCCGATCTATGACCTGTACAAAAAGTATAACATAGATCCGGTAAAGCATCTGCTTACGCTGGCAAAGGAAACCGGGGTCAAGCACGCAGTCATCCTAGGCTCGTACTTTGCCTATTTCAGCAAAATCTGGCCCGAAAAGAAACTGACGGAATGGCATCCCTATATCAAAAGCAGACGGGACCAGGAAGACATTGCCATGTCATTCGCAGACCAGGATTTTGATGTCGCAGTTCTGGAACTCCCATATATCTTCGGGACCCAACCGGGAAGGAAACCTGTATGGCTGTTCATGGTCGAGAACATCAGAGGCATGAAAGGTGCAACGATGTATCCGAAAGGCGGAACTGCAATGGTGACAGTCCATCAGGTAGGTCAGGCAATAGCAGGTGCCATCGAACGCAACAAGGGCGGCAATTGCTATCCTATCGGCTACTACGACATGGAATGGAAACAGCTGCTTGCAATCTTCCACAAATACCTGGGTTGCCCTGACAAAAAAATCATCACCATTCCGAACCAGCTCTATGAAATCGGCGCCAGGAAAATCATGAAGGAGCAAAAAGAGAACGACATCGAAGGAGGCCTGAACATGGTCAAGTTTACAGACCTTCAATGCTCAAAGCTCTTCATCGACAAGTCCCTCGGCTGTGAACCTCTTGGTGTCGAAGAAGACGATATTGACAAAGCCATCGGTGATTCTGTCCAACTCTGCCTTGATATCCTTGACAAACATGCAAAGACACTCGACATGAAGGGAGAATGA
- a CDS encoding TetR/AcrR family transcriptional regulator yields MSATETLLIVYFVAISAVTGARKAQKMEKENQRTRLTKQLLRNSLIALLQENPISRISIKEICAKAEINRSTFYLHYRNQFDLLDAIEKELLDNVQAHLKNIGIGSDGRQYLVALLSYIEQNADIFRALLCNPQDTTFRQTFVASAFKNMQAYIKLTCPENINDYIQGFLVMGCLDLIQKWVESGFDIPAERLADLMFRLSAGAVRPFSCLK; encoded by the coding sequence GTGTCTGCAACAGAAACACTGCTTATTGTCTATTTCGTAGCAATTTCAGCTGTTACTGGGGCAAGGAAAGCACAGAAAATGGAAAAAGAAAATCAAAGGACTAGGTTAACCAAGCAATTGTTGAGAAATAGTCTGATAGCATTGCTGCAGGAAAACCCTATCAGCAGGATTTCCATCAAGGAAATCTGTGCCAAGGCTGAGATCAACCGGTCTACGTTCTATCTGCACTATCGTAACCAGTTTGATTTGCTGGATGCCATTGAGAAGGAATTGCTGGACAACGTGCAGGCACATCTGAAAAATATCGGGATAGGCTCGGACGGGCGTCAGTATCTGGTTGCATTGCTGTCCTATATCGAGCAGAATGCAGACATCTTCAGGGCTCTGCTGTGCAATCCCCAGGATACGACGTTCCGTCAGACATTTGTTGCCTCCGCATTCAAGAACATGCAGGCATATATCAAGCTTACCTGCCCGGAAAACATCAATGACTATATCCAGGGTTTTCTTGTCATGGGATGTCTTGATTTGATTCAGAAATGGGTGGAATCGGGCTTTGATATTCCAGCAGAACGACTTGCTGATTTGATGTTTCGTCTGTCTGCCGGTGCAGTGCGTCCGTTTTCTTGTCTGAAGTAA
- a CDS encoding DMT family transporter, whose translation MQQKTIGGIMLISATLIWGTSLVAQSIGTKSVGPFTFNAVRFLIGACVLLPLILITDYQGHRDKAKSSNSPKKNYSLLKGGFICGSILFVTASLQQAGIAYTTVGKAGFITSLYIIIVPILERFRGKRIDLKTWGCILLATVGMYLLCIDAKLILSFGDTLVLLCAFTTSIHILAIDFYSSKEDCIKLSCLQFSICGLLSIMAAFMFEHPELQSIMRASIPILYTGILSCGIAYTLQTSGQKELDPVAATLILSLESVFSALCGWIVLRETLNSREIVGCTLMFLATITSQTAAMHEQKHETMGNASVLSQINLKIIKDSKTKGMPRDKQ comes from the coding sequence ATGCAACAAAAAACCATCGGTGGAATCATGCTTATAAGTGCAACACTAATCTGGGGAACCTCTTTGGTCGCCCAAAGTATCGGGACAAAATCAGTAGGGCCCTTTACATTCAATGCAGTACGGTTCTTGATCGGAGCATGCGTACTCTTGCCGTTAATTCTGATAACAGATTATCAAGGCCATAGGGATAAAGCAAAATCCAGCAATTCTCCAAAAAAAAATTATTCCTTACTCAAGGGAGGTTTTATTTGCGGAAGCATCCTTTTTGTCACGGCCTCATTGCAACAGGCAGGCATAGCCTATACTACGGTTGGAAAAGCCGGTTTCATTACGTCCCTATATATAATCATTGTTCCTATCCTAGAACGCTTTCGAGGCAAACGTATTGATCTGAAAACATGGGGTTGCATTCTTCTTGCAACCGTTGGCATGTATCTGCTATGCATCGATGCAAAGTTGATTCTCAGCTTTGGAGATACTCTTGTCTTACTTTGTGCTTTTACAACATCAATTCATATACTCGCAATCGATTTCTATTCATCAAAGGAAGATTGCATAAAGCTATCCTGCCTTCAATTCTCAATATGCGGGTTGTTAAGCATAATGGCTGCATTCATGTTTGAGCATCCTGAATTACAATCAATAATGCGTGCGAGTATTCCTATTTTATATACAGGAATCTTATCTTGTGGAATTGCTTACACTTTACAGACATCAGGACAAAAAGAATTAGATCCTGTAGCAGCTACCCTAATTCTTAGTTTGGAATCTGTCTTCTCTGCCTTATGCGGCTGGATTGTTCTAAGGGAAACACTGAATTCCAGAGAAATAGTCGGCTGTACTTTAATGTTCTTGGCTACCATTACTTCACAAACAGCAGCAATGCATGAGCAAAAACACGAAACAATGGGAAATGCTTCTGTCCTGAGCCAAATAAATTTGAAAATAATAAAAGATAGTAAAACAAAAGGAATGCCGCGAGATAAGCAATGA
- a CDS encoding CGNR zinc finger domain-containing protein produces MKFLCLDFINSRWYITHKPFSDPLDDCTWLAQFCNKWDLPELIPSMRGFEKLITFREFMFQTLMKMCVGRIVGSQEIHELNQILLQGTPKKVLVEQDGHYILKTQQQSDDIAWIMYQIVLSFSVLITEYPLQYLKKCGNPECDWIFYDDSKSHTRKWCDNRCASLMKVRRYRASKKRQEQ; encoded by the coding sequence GTGAAATTCCTGTGTTTAGATTTTATAAATAGCCGATGGTATATCACACATAAACCTTTTTCTGATCCTCTTGATGATTGCACGTGGTTAGCTCAATTCTGCAACAAATGGGATTTGCCTGAACTTATCCCTTCAATGCGTGGATTTGAGAAACTAATAACGTTCCGGGAATTTATGTTTCAAACTTTAATGAAAATGTGTGTTGGACGGATTGTCGGGTCTCAGGAAATACATGAACTTAATCAGATATTACTGCAGGGAACCCCTAAAAAGGTGTTGGTTGAACAAGACGGCCACTATATTCTGAAAACACAGCAGCAATCGGATGACATTGCATGGATTATGTATCAGATTGTATTGTCTTTCAGTGTGTTGATTACGGAATATCCTTTGCAATACCTAAAGAAATGCGGAAATCCAGAATGTGATTGGATATTCTATGATGACAGTAAAAGCCATACGAGAAAATGGTGCGATAACAGATGTGCAAGCCTTATGAAAGTGCGTAGATATAGGGCATCCAAAAAAAGGCAAGAGCAATGA
- a CDS encoding aminotransferase class I/II-fold pyridoxal phosphate-dependent enzyme → MDYRLSTEKGEETYFDFSVNTNPLGVTDVLRQAGDGFVSSFGFYPDPDCRQLKKALADRYGVPMASLYCGSGADDVFYRLILSLRPRKALVIEPTFEEYAVALSLVDCEIIHCQLSMSDGFSLDMDRLLSLAVRQDIVIVCNPNNPTGTLIPRKELLELISICEANDTVCVVDECLMEMMEDWRQHTVRQEVENFCNLVVIDAFTKTYALAGLRLGFVITGHEGLVEKMQRQGQAFNVSSPAQFAGILALSDAAPYLSRTYVLLAQERMFLSLSFKRLHVQFFPTVANFFLVKSSVAHFNEKLLLLGIKARDCTKFYGLDASYSRLAIRTHEENIALVKALEKILESCCI, encoded by the coding sequence ATGGATTATCGCTTGTCAACGGAAAAAGGGGAAGAAACATACTTTGATTTTTCAGTCAATACAAACCCGTTGGGAGTAACTGATGTGCTGCGACAGGCAGGCGATGGTTTTGTTTCAAGCTTCGGGTTCTATCCTGATCCTGATTGCCGACAATTGAAAAAGGCTCTTGCAGATCGATATGGTGTACCGATGGCCTCTCTCTACTGTGGCAGTGGGGCAGATGATGTGTTCTATCGTTTGATATTGTCATTAAGGCCAAGGAAAGCCTTGGTCATCGAACCTACGTTCGAGGAATATGCCGTTGCCTTGTCGTTGGTTGACTGTGAGATTATACATTGTCAGCTGTCAATGTCAGATGGATTTTCCCTTGATATGGACCGGCTCCTCTCTTTGGCTGTACGACAGGATATCGTCATTGTCTGCAATCCGAATAATCCTACAGGGACACTGATACCACGGAAGGAACTGTTGGAGCTGATCAGTATCTGTGAGGCAAACGATACTGTCTGTGTCGTTGATGAATGTCTTATGGAAATGATGGAGGATTGGAGGCAGCATACCGTCAGGCAAGAGGTAGAAAACTTCTGTAATTTGGTTGTCATCGATGCCTTTACAAAGACTTATGCCCTTGCTGGTCTTCGCCTTGGCTTTGTTATCACAGGACATGAGGGCTTGGTCGAGAAGATGCAAAGACAGGGGCAGGCGTTCAATGTTTCTTCGCCTGCTCAGTTTGCCGGTATCCTGGCTCTGTCAGATGCTGCTCCGTATCTTTCCCGCACGTATGTCTTGTTGGCACAGGAACGTATGTTCTTGTCTTTATCGTTCAAAAGGCTCCATGTTCAATTTTTCCCGACTGTTGCCAATTTTTTCCTTGTGAAATCTTCTGTTGCACATTTCAATGAAAAGTTATTGCTCTTGGGCATCAAGGCCAGGGACTGTACGAAGTTCTATGGCCTTGATGCTTCATATAGCCGTCTTGCAATCCGGACTCATGAGGAAAACATTGCCTTGGTGAAGGCGTTGGAGAAAATACTGGAAAGTTGTTGTATCTGA
- a CDS encoding 3-hydroxyacyl-CoA dehydrogenase family protein has protein sequence MIKDIALAGAGTMGTSMALIFAEKGYHVTVVYRHEATGIKSKEQIYTALETKIAEGQLDQKDKDAILKKLTYTKDLGSFAACDLVVESIAEDLTIKSVYWKQISDLAREDAILATNTSGLSITKLATAVSHPERFVGMHWFNPPHLIPLIEVIKGEKTSEATAKQVYDLSLSLGKKPIMVHKDAKGFIANRLQLAVLREAIHIVENGIGSFKDVDDCMKYGLGFRYACLGPFEVTDLGGLDVFHNVAKYLYADLSADQQPQPLFNKLVAESKLGVKSQEGFYDYHKGKDKEAIKNRDAKFMAQSKLLASFEKGND, from the coding sequence ATGATAAAAGACATTGCATTGGCAGGAGCCGGTACCATGGGCACCTCCATGGCCCTGATATTTGCAGAAAAAGGTTACCATGTCACCGTTGTCTATCGACATGAAGCAACAGGAATAAAAAGCAAAGAACAAATATATACGGCTTTGGAAACAAAAATCGCAGAAGGCCAACTTGATCAAAAAGATAAAGATGCCATTCTCAAAAAGCTTACTTACACGAAAGATCTTGGCAGTTTTGCCGCATGTGACCTTGTCGTCGAGTCAATTGCAGAAGATCTGACAATCAAATCGGTCTACTGGAAACAAATCAGTGACCTTGCAAGGGAAGATGCAATACTTGCCACAAATACATCCGGCCTTTCCATCACAAAACTGGCTACTGCAGTAAGTCATCCAGAACGTTTCGTCGGTATGCACTGGTTCAACCCTCCACATCTGATCCCCCTCATCGAAGTGATAAAAGGAGAAAAAACCAGTGAGGCAACGGCCAAACAGGTATATGACCTATCCCTGTCCCTGGGAAAGAAACCAATCATGGTACATAAGGATGCAAAGGGTTTCATTGCAAACCGTCTGCAGCTTGCAGTATTGAGAGAAGCAATCCACATCGTCGAGAACGGTATAGGATCTTTCAAGGATGTCGATGATTGCATGAAATACGGACTCGGTTTCAGGTATGCCTGTCTCGGCCCTTTTGAAGTCACTGACTTGGGAGGTCTGGATGTTTTCCATAATGTCGCAAAGTACCTGTATGCCGATCTCAGTGCAGACCAACAGCCTCAGCCATTGTTCAACAAGCTGGTTGCAGAAAGCAAACTGGGAGTAAAAAGTCAAGAAGGGTTCTATGACTACCATAAAGGCAAAGACAAAGAAGCAATAAAAAACAGGGACGCCAAGTTCATGGCACAAAGCAAACTGCTTGCATCCTTTGAAAAAGGAAACGACTAA